In Marisediminicola antarctica, one DNA window encodes the following:
- the hrcA gene encoding heat-inducible transcriptional repressor HrcA, translating to MVSDRSLEVLRVIVQDYIASREPVGSRSIVERYSFGVSAATIRNDMAILEEEELIVAPHTSSGRIPTDKGYRVFVDQLTDLRPLTSAQRQAIETFLGQSTDLDEVLARTVRLLSQLTHQVALVQYPTLGHSRIRHLELVPLSSTRVMIVLITDTGRVDQRIIEVSDTPVDDTFLAELRARLNAALGGLGLTDAAAALATFGDQFAPTRAPVVAPVVSSLMELVVAGRQDKLLMAGAANLARTEEDFSGSIYPVLEAIEEQVTLLRLFGEMAPGPDGFSVSIGRENASFGLGETSVLTSGYTASGGDLARLGVLGPTRMDYLNNMAAVRAVARYLSRLLGDDHNDDGR from the coding sequence ATGGTCTCTGACCGCAGCCTCGAGGTGCTCCGCGTCATCGTGCAGGACTACATCGCGTCACGGGAACCGGTCGGGTCCCGCTCGATCGTCGAGCGTTACTCCTTCGGAGTGTCTGCCGCCACGATCCGCAACGACATGGCCATCCTCGAAGAGGAGGAGCTCATCGTCGCACCGCACACCTCGTCGGGCCGCATCCCGACCGACAAGGGGTACCGCGTGTTCGTCGACCAGCTCACGGACCTTCGGCCGCTGACGAGCGCGCAACGCCAAGCGATCGAGACCTTTCTTGGGCAGTCGACCGACCTCGACGAGGTGCTCGCCCGCACGGTGCGCCTGCTCTCGCAGCTCACCCACCAGGTTGCGCTTGTGCAGTACCCGACGCTCGGCCACTCCCGCATCCGCCACCTCGAGCTCGTTCCGCTCTCGAGCACCCGGGTGATGATCGTGCTCATCACCGATACCGGCCGGGTCGACCAGCGCATCATCGAGGTGAGTGATACTCCGGTGGACGACACCTTCCTCGCCGAATTGCGCGCCCGGCTGAATGCGGCGCTCGGCGGACTGGGCCTCACCGACGCCGCCGCCGCGTTGGCGACCTTCGGGGACCAATTCGCGCCCACTCGGGCCCCCGTCGTCGCTCCGGTCGTCTCGAGCCTCATGGAGCTTGTCGTCGCCGGACGGCAGGACAAGCTGCTGATGGCGGGCGCAGCGAACCTCGCGCGCACCGAGGAAGATTTCAGCGGCAGCATCTACCCTGTGCTTGAGGCCATCGAGGAGCAGGTCACGCTGCTCCGGCTCTTCGGCGAGATGGCTCCCGGCCCGGACGGCTTCTCGGTGAGCATCGGTCGGGAGAACGCCTCGTTTGGCCTGGGGGAGACCTCGGTGCTCACGAGCGGATATACGGCATCGGGCGGCGACCTTGCGAGGCTCGGCGTTCTCGGGCCCACCCGAATGGACTACTTGAACAACATGGCGGCCGTGAGGGCCGTCGCGCGCTACCTGTCTCGCCTGCTCGGCGACGACCACAACGACGACGGGCGCTGA
- the dnaJ gene encoding molecular chaperone DnaJ, protein MVDHYETLGVPREATSDEIKKAYRRLARQLHPDVNPGADASEKFKSVTHAYDVLSDAKSRQQYDLGPQPSFGGQNFGGFGDIFETFFGGGASGGRSGPRSRRERGQDALLRVEVDLEEIIFGTARDLEVDTAILCETCQGSCAAPGTHAVTCDICRGTGHIQRAVRSLLGNVMTSSPCGTCRGYGTIIPNPCPTCQGQGRVRARRKIPVDIPAGVDTGLRLQMPSQGEVGPAGGPNGDLYLEIKVRHHEVFSRNGDDLLATLELQMTDAILGTTTTLEALDGDVELDIRPGTQNAEIITIKDRGITRLRGSGRGDLKIGIQVTTPTKLSHKEQEVIRQFARSRKAHPPTLTQFQQGLFQKLRERFLNL, encoded by the coding sequence TTGGTAGACCATTACGAGACGCTCGGCGTCCCCCGCGAGGCGACATCCGACGAGATCAAGAAGGCGTACCGCCGCCTCGCCCGCCAGTTGCACCCCGATGTGAACCCGGGTGCCGACGCGTCGGAGAAGTTCAAGTCGGTCACGCACGCCTATGACGTGCTCTCCGACGCGAAGTCGCGCCAGCAGTACGACCTCGGCCCGCAGCCGAGCTTCGGCGGACAGAACTTCGGCGGCTTCGGCGACATCTTCGAGACCTTCTTCGGCGGGGGAGCGAGCGGCGGGCGGTCCGGCCCGCGCAGCCGCCGCGAGCGGGGGCAGGACGCCCTCCTCCGCGTCGAGGTCGACCTTGAGGAGATCATCTTCGGAACCGCCCGCGACCTCGAGGTCGACACCGCGATCCTCTGCGAGACCTGCCAGGGCTCGTGCGCGGCGCCTGGTACCCACGCCGTGACCTGCGACATCTGCCGCGGAACCGGTCACATCCAGCGCGCCGTGCGCAGCCTTCTCGGCAACGTGATGACCTCGAGCCCCTGCGGCACGTGCCGCGGCTACGGCACGATCATCCCCAACCCGTGCCCGACCTGCCAGGGTCAGGGACGCGTTCGCGCGCGCCGCAAGATCCCGGTCGACATCCCGGCGGGAGTTGACACGGGCCTGCGCCTGCAGATGCCGTCGCAGGGCGAGGTCGGCCCGGCTGGCGGGCCCAACGGCGACCTCTACCTCGAGATCAAGGTGCGCCACCACGAGGTATTCAGCCGCAACGGCGACGACCTCCTCGCGACGCTCGAACTGCAGATGACCGACGCGATCCTCGGGACGACGACGACGCTGGAGGCGCTCGACGGCGACGTCGAGCTGGACATCAGGCCGGGAACCCAGAACGCCGAGATCATCACGATCAAGGACCGTGGTATCACCCGGCTGCGCGGCTCCGGTCGCGGTGACCTCAAGATCGGCATCCAGGTCACGACACCGACGAAGCTGAGCCACAAGGAGCAGGAGGTCATCAGGCAGTTCGCGCGCTCCCGCAAGGCGCACCCGCCGACGCTGACCCAGTTCCAGCAGGGCCTCTTCCAGAAGCTGCGCGAGCGCTTCCTGAACCTGTAG
- a CDS encoding 16S rRNA (uracil(1498)-N(3))-methyltransferase — translation MAHFYLSEDTTQATAGDRITIVGPEARHAVTVSRVQAGDRLIVGNGAGLVAHGTVVTAEPGELTLTVEETTTTPPAQPAVFLAQALAKGDRDEYAVQAASELGVDGVIPWSAQRSIVKWEGPKVKKGHERWSAIVREATKQSMRSWLPDVAPLVSTKQLALLAGSTRMLVLEPTAQLRLSEVRPDERDIVLVVGPEGGIAPGELALLTAGGAEHVRLGDTVLRTSTAGPAAIAVLNIALGRW, via the coding sequence ATGGCGCATTTCTACCTCAGCGAGGACACCACTCAGGCCACGGCCGGCGACCGCATCACGATAGTCGGGCCCGAGGCGCGGCATGCCGTGACGGTCAGCCGCGTGCAGGCCGGCGACCGGCTGATCGTGGGCAACGGCGCGGGCCTCGTCGCGCACGGCACGGTTGTCACCGCCGAGCCGGGCGAGCTCACCCTGACCGTGGAGGAGACCACCACGACACCTCCCGCACAACCGGCCGTGTTTCTCGCCCAGGCCCTCGCGAAGGGCGATCGCGACGAGTATGCGGTGCAGGCCGCGAGCGAGCTCGGTGTCGACGGGGTGATCCCGTGGTCCGCACAGCGCTCGATCGTCAAGTGGGAGGGCCCGAAGGTCAAAAAGGGTCATGAGCGCTGGTCGGCGATCGTGCGCGAGGCGACCAAGCAGTCCATGCGTTCCTGGCTTCCGGATGTCGCGCCGCTCGTGTCGACGAAGCAGCTCGCCCTGCTCGCGGGCTCGACGCGGATGCTGGTGCTCGAGCCGACCGCGCAACTGCGCTTGAGTGAGGTGCGTCCCGACGAGCGCGACATCGTGCTCGTCGTCGGCCCCGAGGGCGGGATCGCGCCAGGAGAGCTCGCGCTGCTGACCGCCGGCGGCGCCGAACACGTCCGCCTCGGCGACACCGTGTTGCGCACGAGTACCGCCGGGCCCGCCGCGATCGCCGTACTCAACATCGCGCTGGGCCGCTGGTAG
- a CDS encoding histidine triad nucleotide-binding protein, producing MSENGPSIFSRIVAREIPADIVFESDSIIAFRDIAPKAPVHLLVVPKTEAFANVVELAAGDPALLAELVATADRLAQEFSNGEFRLVFNTGPSSGQTVFHVHAHVLSGALEEGSLGRQ from the coding sequence ATGTCAGAAAACGGCCCATCGATCTTCAGCCGCATAGTCGCGCGCGAGATCCCTGCCGACATCGTTTTCGAAAGCGATTCGATCATCGCGTTCCGGGACATCGCCCCCAAGGCGCCGGTGCACCTGCTGGTCGTTCCGAAGACCGAGGCGTTCGCGAACGTCGTCGAACTGGCAGCGGGCGACCCGGCCCTGCTCGCCGAACTCGTCGCCACGGCGGATCGCTTGGCGCAGGAATTTTCCAACGGCGAGTTCCGGTTGGTCTTCAACACCGGCCCCAGCAGCGGCCAGACCGTATTTCATGTTCACGCCCACGTCTTGAGCGGGGCACTCGAGGAAGGCTCCCTTGGCAGGCAGTGA
- a CDS encoding PhoH family protein, whose product MAGSDSIGGAASRGDAPHSVRMQVDGVAMVRLLGPQDRFLKTIEKQHPRVDVLVRGNEITLSGEPADVRAAERLVEELVLMVRGDRELGDDEVATSARMLERDQSSSPAEVLSQAILTGRGRSIRPKTLGQKLYVDAIDQHTIVFGIGPAGTGKTYLAMAKAVQALQRKEVERIILTRPAVEAGERLGYLPGTLTDKIDPYLRPLYDALNEMMDPEIVPKLLAAGTIEVAPLAYMRGRTLNNAFIVLDEAQNTTPEQMKMFLTRLGHGSRIVVTGDVTQIDLPTGASGLQLVTRVLSEVDDIHFARLTSEDVVRHSLVGRIVDAYTKYDAERQAQRFEREQAVEFANRAERRAGDRGGQAPQDRRSKGWRR is encoded by the coding sequence TTGGCAGGCAGTGACAGCATCGGCGGCGCCGCATCCCGCGGTGATGCCCCCCACAGCGTCAGGATGCAGGTTGACGGAGTCGCCATGGTGCGACTGCTCGGGCCGCAGGACCGATTCCTGAAAACGATCGAGAAGCAGCATCCGAGGGTCGACGTGCTCGTGCGCGGCAATGAGATCACCCTCTCGGGTGAGCCCGCGGATGTGCGTGCGGCGGAGCGACTCGTCGAGGAGCTCGTGCTCATGGTGCGCGGCGACCGTGAACTCGGCGATGACGAGGTGGCGACGTCCGCCCGCATGCTGGAACGCGACCAGAGCTCCAGCCCGGCCGAGGTGCTGAGCCAGGCCATCCTGACGGGGCGCGGCCGGAGCATCCGCCCCAAGACCCTCGGGCAAAAGCTGTATGTCGACGCGATCGACCAGCACACGATCGTGTTCGGCATCGGCCCGGCCGGAACGGGGAAGACCTACCTCGCGATGGCGAAGGCCGTGCAGGCGCTGCAGCGCAAGGAGGTCGAGCGCATCATCCTGACGCGCCCGGCCGTCGAGGCCGGCGAACGTCTCGGCTACCTGCCCGGCACTCTGACCGACAAGATCGACCCGTACCTGCGGCCGCTCTATGACGCGCTCAACGAGATGATGGACCCGGAGATCGTGCCGAAGCTGCTCGCGGCCGGCACGATCGAGGTCGCCCCACTCGCCTACATGCGTGGGCGCACGCTCAACAACGCTTTCATTGTGCTCGACGAGGCGCAGAACACCACCCCGGAGCAGATGAAGATGTTCCTGACCCGACTCGGCCACGGCTCGCGCATCGTCGTCACCGGCGACGTGACCCAGATCGACCTGCCCACCGGCGCGAGCGGGCTGCAGCTGGTCACCCGGGTGCTCAGCGAGGTCGACGACATCCATTTCGCCCGGCTTACGAGCGAAGACGTCGTGCGTCACAGCCTCGTCGGCCGCATCGTCGACGCCTACACGAAGTACGACGCCGAGCGGCAGGCGCAGCGCTTCGAGCGAGAGCAGGCCGTCGAGTTCGCCAACCGTGCCGAGCGCAGGGCCGGCGACCGTGGCGGCCAAGCACCACAAGACAGACGATCCAAGGGATGGCGCCGCTAG
- the ybeY gene encoding rRNA maturation RNase YbeY, producing the protein MSIEINNESGVAVDEAALQRLATFALDQLHVHPDAELAILVVDEAAMEQLHVQWMDEPGPTDVLSFPMDELRPGTDDFQTPAGLLGDIVLCPQVAIAQAETAGHSPMDEMLMLTTHGLLHLLGFDHAEPDEEKEMFGIQREILAGFSIDERRSR; encoded by the coding sequence ATGTCGATCGAGATCAACAACGAATCGGGCGTCGCCGTCGACGAGGCCGCGCTTCAGCGTCTGGCGACGTTCGCGCTCGACCAGCTCCACGTGCATCCCGACGCGGAACTGGCGATCCTCGTTGTGGATGAGGCGGCCATGGAGCAGCTTCATGTGCAATGGATGGACGAGCCGGGACCGACCGACGTGCTGAGTTTTCCGATGGACGAGCTGCGCCCGGGAACCGACGACTTCCAGACCCCCGCCGGACTTCTCGGCGATATTGTGCTCTGCCCCCAGGTCGCGATCGCGCAGGCCGAGACCGCCGGGCACAGCCCGATGGACGAGATGCTCATGCTCACGACGCACGGCCTGCTCCACCTGCTCGGCTTCGACCATGCCGAACCGGACGAGGAAAAGGAGATGTTCGGGATCCAGCGCGAAATTCTCGCCGGTTTCTCCATCGACGAACGACGATCGAGGTAG
- a CDS encoding hemolysin family protein: MAAFISIAIVLVILGGLLAAADAALSVTSRADLLEIASTAKARSSLLGIAADVTAHVNAINFTRVVAETTTAVLVTLSFASLFEQLWVALLVSAATMTLASFVLVGSSPRSVGREHSTRILRVSAPVIRANRVALGPIADALVAIGNRVTPGRPKSTSFSSEEQLLSMVDEATELEVLEEEDRELIHSIFEFSDTFVREIMIPRTDMITVDGDASIGSAMGLFLSRGTSRMPVIGEDIDEVLGILYLRDIARLSYEKPLGAGSITVAELARPAIFVPESKKADDMLRQMQLESNHLAMVVDEYGGIAGLVTMEDLIEELVGDISDEYDRAVALIEDLGDGRYRVSARLPVDELGELFQIDLDDDDVDSVGGLLTKALGRLPLPGSRAAYSGLILVAERTEGRRKRLSTVLVQRDQALIDAQAAFGKPATTNGTNNGDDNDD, from the coding sequence ATCGCTGCCTTCATCAGCATCGCCATCGTGCTGGTGATCCTCGGCGGGCTTCTCGCCGCGGCGGATGCTGCCCTCTCGGTGACGTCCAGGGCCGACCTGCTCGAAATTGCCTCGACAGCGAAGGCACGCAGCTCTCTTCTGGGCATCGCCGCGGACGTCACCGCCCACGTCAACGCCATCAATTTCACCCGCGTCGTCGCCGAGACCACGACCGCGGTTCTCGTCACGCTCTCGTTCGCCTCCCTGTTCGAGCAGCTCTGGGTCGCCCTGCTCGTCTCGGCGGCCACGATGACCCTCGCTTCGTTCGTTCTTGTCGGCTCGAGCCCGCGCAGCGTCGGCCGGGAGCACTCCACCCGCATCCTGCGCGTGTCGGCGCCCGTCATCCGCGCCAACCGGGTAGCTCTCGGACCCATCGCCGACGCCCTCGTCGCGATCGGCAACCGGGTCACTCCGGGGCGGCCGAAGTCGACGTCGTTCTCGTCCGAGGAGCAGCTGCTGAGCATGGTCGACGAGGCCACAGAGCTCGAGGTGCTCGAGGAGGAGGACCGCGAGCTCATCCACTCGATCTTCGAGTTCAGCGATACCTTTGTGCGGGAGATCATGATCCCGCGCACCGACATGATCACCGTCGACGGCGACGCGAGCATCGGGTCGGCGATGGGCCTTTTCCTCAGCCGGGGGACGTCCCGGATGCCCGTGATCGGTGAGGACATCGACGAGGTGCTCGGCATCCTGTACCTGCGCGACATCGCCAGGCTCAGCTACGAGAAACCACTCGGCGCCGGGTCGATCACGGTCGCCGAGCTGGCCCGCCCAGCGATATTCGTGCCGGAATCGAAGAAGGCCGACGACATGCTGCGGCAGATGCAACTCGAGTCGAACCACCTCGCGATGGTCGTCGACGAGTACGGCGGCATCGCGGGGCTCGTGACGATGGAGGACCTCATCGAGGAGCTCGTCGGCGACATCTCGGACGAGTACGACCGCGCGGTCGCCCTCATCGAGGACCTCGGCGATGGCCGCTACCGGGTGAGCGCCCGGCTGCCCGTCGACGAGCTCGGCGAGCTGTTCCAGATCGACCTCGACGACGACGACGTCGACTCGGTGGGCGGCCTGCTCACCAAGGCCCTCGGCCGACTTCCGCTTCCCGGCTCGCGTGCGGCCTACTCGGGCCTGATTCTCGTGGCGGAGCGCACCGAGGGACGCCGCAAGCGGCTGAGTACGGTGCTCGTGCAGCGAGACCAGGCCCTCATCGACGCGCAGGCCGCATTCGGCAAACCAGCAACTACCAACGGCACGAACAACGGAGACGATAATGACGACTGA
- the era gene encoding GTPase Era: MTTDNSEFRAGFVSFVGRPNVGKSTLTNALVGEKVAITSSKPQTTRRAIRGIAHQASGQLILVDTPGMHRPRTLLGERLNAIVQTTLGDVDVIGFCVPANEKIGPGDRYINEQLDAFPRAKKVAIVTKIDAASRPAVAAQLLAVQEMRDWDAIIPISATSGIQLDTLATELIKMLPLSQALYPADAVTEEVLADRISELIREAVLEGVEDELPHSIAVTLDDMIEREDKDLIEIYANLFVERDSQKGIIIGHQGSRLADVGARARAQIEPLVGKQVFLSLRVKVAKEWQRDPKQLGRLGF, translated from the coding sequence ATGACGACTGACAATAGCGAGTTCCGCGCGGGGTTTGTCTCGTTCGTCGGCCGCCCGAACGTCGGGAAGTCGACCTTGACGAACGCGCTCGTCGGCGAGAAGGTCGCGATCACGAGCTCCAAGCCGCAAACCACGCGGCGCGCGATCCGCGGCATCGCTCACCAGGCATCCGGCCAGCTCATTCTCGTCGACACGCCGGGCATGCACCGCCCGCGCACCCTGCTGGGCGAGCGGCTCAACGCGATCGTGCAGACCACGCTGGGCGACGTCGACGTGATCGGATTCTGCGTTCCCGCGAACGAGAAGATCGGGCCTGGCGACCGCTACATCAACGAGCAGCTCGACGCGTTCCCGCGGGCGAAGAAGGTCGCGATCGTCACGAAGATCGACGCCGCGTCGCGCCCCGCGGTCGCCGCGCAGCTGCTCGCGGTTCAGGAGATGCGCGACTGGGACGCGATCATCCCGATCTCCGCGACCAGTGGCATCCAGCTCGACACGCTCGCGACCGAGCTGATCAAGATGCTCCCGCTCTCTCAGGCCCTCTACCCCGCCGACGCCGTCACCGAGGAGGTGCTCGCCGACCGCATCAGCGAGCTCATCCGCGAGGCCGTGCTCGAGGGCGTCGAGGACGAACTGCCGCACTCGATCGCGGTGACCCTCGACGACATGATCGAGCGCGAAGATAAGGACCTCATCGAGATCTACGCGAACCTTTTCGTCGAGCGCGACAGCCAGAAGGGCATCATCATCGGCCATCAGGGGTCGAGGCTCGCGGATGTCGGAGCCCGCGCCCGTGCGCAGATCGAGCCCCTCGTGGGCAAGCAGGTCTTCCTCTCGCTGCGGGTGAAGGTCGCGAAGGAATGGCAGCGCGACCCGAAGCAGCTCGGCCGGCTCGGGTTCTAG
- the leuA gene encoding 2-isopropylmalate synthase has translation MKNTQKPSAMPIHKYRSYQETFSVDLPDRTWPSKRITQAPRWCAVDLRDGNQALIDPMSPERKRIMFDLLVRMGYKEIEVGFPSASQTDFDFVRSLIDDNVIPDDVTIQVLTQARESLINRTYESIAGAQKAIVHLYNSTSVLQRDVVFRTDKQGIIDIALEGARLCKVAEKSIPQTEVFYEYSPESYTGTELEFALEVCNKVIEVFEPTPERKVIINLPATVEMATPNVYADSIEWMSRRLAHRENVLLSLHPHNDRGTAIAAAELGYLAGADRIEGCLFGNGERTGNVDLVALGINLFTQGIDPQIDFSNLDEVKRTAEYCNQLPVHERSPWAGDLVYTAFSGSHQDAIKKGFEAMAADAAAQGTSVDDLQWAVPYLPIDPKDLGRSYEAVIRVNSQSGKGGVAYLLKTDHALDLPRKLQIEFSHVVQAMTDAEGGEVTSDEIWAIFQDEYLPSVVSDQKWGQFEITRTSTASDMTGVVSLHTELRVGAAQVATDATGNGPVDAFLKVLHGHGVDVKVFDYVEHALSSGGDALAASYVECAVGDTTLWGVGIDADISTASLKAVVSAVNRAVREESGRRELANA, from the coding sequence GTGAAGAACACCCAGAAGCCATCGGCAATGCCGATCCACAAGTACCGTTCGTATCAGGAGACCTTCAGCGTCGACCTGCCCGACCGCACCTGGCCGAGCAAGCGAATCACGCAGGCACCCCGTTGGTGTGCCGTCGACCTGCGCGACGGCAACCAGGCACTCATCGACCCGATGAGCCCCGAGCGCAAGCGAATCATGTTCGACCTGCTCGTGCGCATGGGCTACAAGGAGATCGAGGTCGGCTTTCCGAGCGCGAGCCAGACCGACTTCGACTTCGTCCGCAGCCTCATCGACGACAACGTGATTCCCGACGACGTCACGATCCAGGTGCTGACCCAGGCCCGCGAGTCGCTGATCAACCGCACCTACGAGTCGATCGCCGGAGCCCAAAAGGCAATCGTCCACCTGTACAACTCCACGAGCGTGCTGCAACGCGACGTCGTCTTCCGCACCGACAAGCAGGGCATCATCGACATCGCGCTCGAGGGTGCCCGGCTGTGCAAGGTCGCCGAGAAGAGCATCCCGCAGACCGAGGTCTTCTACGAGTACTCGCCCGAGAGCTACACCGGCACCGAACTCGAGTTCGCCCTCGAGGTCTGCAACAAGGTCATCGAGGTCTTCGAGCCGACGCCCGAGCGCAAGGTCATCATCAACCTGCCCGCGACGGTCGAGATGGCCACCCCCAATGTCTATGCCGACTCGATCGAGTGGATGTCGCGCCGCCTGGCCCACCGCGAGAACGTGCTGCTGAGCCTGCATCCGCACAACGATCGAGGCACCGCAATCGCCGCGGCCGAGCTCGGCTACCTCGCCGGTGCCGACCGCATCGAGGGATGCCTGTTCGGCAATGGGGAGCGCACCGGCAACGTCGACCTCGTCGCCCTCGGCATCAACCTGTTCACGCAGGGGATCGACCCGCAGATCGACTTCAGCAACCTCGACGAGGTCAAGCGCACGGCCGAGTACTGCAACCAGCTGCCGGTGCACGAACGCAGCCCCTGGGCCGGCGACCTGGTCTACACGGCGTTCAGCGGATCGCACCAGGACGCCATCAAGAAAGGCTTCGAGGCCATGGCCGCCGACGCCGCAGCACAGGGCACGTCAGTGGATGACCTGCAGTGGGCCGTGCCCTACCTGCCGATCGACCCGAAGGACCTCGGCCGCAGCTACGAGGCGGTCATCCGGGTCAACTCCCAGTCGGGCAAGGGCGGCGTCGCCTACCTGCTCAAGACCGATCACGCGCTCGACCTGCCGCGCAAGCTGCAGATCGAGTTCAGCCATGTCGTGCAGGCGATGACGGATGCCGAGGGCGGCGAGGTCACGAGCGACGAGATCTGGGCGATCTTCCAGGACGAGTACCTCCCGTCGGTGGTCTCCGATCAGAAGTGGGGCCAGTTCGAGATCACCCGCACGAGCACCGCGAGCGACATGACCGGCGTGGTGTCGCTGCACACGGAGCTGCGGGTCGGCGCGGCGCAGGTTGCGACCGACGCGACCGGCAACGGCCCCGTCGACGCGTTCCTCAAGGTGCTTCACGGTCATGGCGTGGACGTCAAGGTCTTCGACTACGTCGAGCACGCGCTGAGCTCCGGTGGCGACGCCCTCGCGGCTTCCTACGTGGAGTGCGCCGTCGGTGACACGACGCTGTGGGGCGTCGGCATCGATGCGGACATCTCCACCGCATCGCTCAAGGCGGTCGTCTCGGCCGTGAACCGAGCGGTGCGCGAGGAGTCCGGGCGCCGCGAGCTCGCGAACGCCTGA
- a CDS encoding maleylpyruvate isomerase N-terminal domain-containing protein, producing MDAMRELAAASAAFERDLAHADPTAPLADVDWTVSDLAAHLGGVYRWAARCIIEGVRPPRRSVPELTSSPIDWYRESRSVLLDTLDTADPDRRCYTFSRSDRSERFWHRRQLHETVVHLWDLRSAGDPAAPAPAESSTEVSADGINEFFDVFVGSSSVQARPDLGGVLRLEATDANRSWVLGPDWVLLPAHPTPAATLTATTADLQLAHWNRRSAAPAGAVTASGDEGVIDRFRRAPLR from the coding sequence ATGGATGCGATGAGGGAGTTGGCGGCCGCCAGCGCGGCCTTCGAGCGCGACCTGGCGCACGCCGACCCGACCGCGCCCCTCGCCGACGTGGATTGGACGGTCTCCGACCTCGCCGCCCACCTCGGCGGGGTGTACCGGTGGGCCGCCCGCTGCATCATCGAGGGCGTCCGTCCGCCGCGGAGGAGCGTGCCCGAGCTCACCAGCTCGCCGATCGACTGGTACCGGGAGTCCCGGAGCGTGCTTCTCGACACCCTGGACACCGCCGATCCGGACCGGCGCTGCTACACGTTCAGCAGGTCGGACAGATCAGAGCGTTTCTGGCACCGCCGGCAGCTGCACGAGACCGTCGTGCACCTGTGGGACCTGCGCAGCGCGGGCGATCCGGCCGCCCCCGCCCCGGCCGAGTCATCCACGGAGGTCTCCGCGGACGGCATCAACGAATTCTTCGACGTCTTCGTGGGCAGCTCGAGCGTCCAGGCCCGGCCCGACCTCGGCGGGGTGCTGCGCCTCGAGGCGACGGATGCCAACCGCTCCTGGGTGCTCGGGCCGGACTGGGTGCTGCTGCCCGCGCACCCGACGCCCGCCGCAACCCTCACCGCCACCACCGCAGACCTGCAGCTGGCCCACTGGAACCGTCGCAGCGCGGCGCCAGCCGGCGCGGTCACCGCATCCGGCGACGAGGGCGTCATAGATCGCTTCCGACGCGCCCCGCTTCGCTGA
- a CDS encoding trimeric intracellular cation channel family protein has translation MSGALFVIPLWADLLAVGIGALQGAMFAAQFKDRRLDLLGVAIIGIATGFGGGLVRDILLSVDLAPLRSNWYVIVATGAALLGMLLERIFARLNPLITALDALTIGLFGAIGTTKALSLGVPPAPAVFVGVLAAVGGSILRDMLLNLPIALMHVGSLYAVAAVGGTGTLVVLVQFGVDITIAAVVGVALTFGIRVLSVFFKWSLPEQRRIERLPRIPRLGRAR, from the coding sequence GTGTCCGGTGCCCTTTTCGTCATCCCCCTCTGGGCCGACCTCCTCGCGGTCGGCATTGGTGCTCTCCAGGGCGCCATGTTCGCAGCCCAGTTCAAGGACCGTCGGCTCGACCTGCTCGGGGTCGCCATCATCGGAATCGCGACCGGTTTCGGCGGCGGTCTGGTGCGCGACATCCTGCTCTCCGTTGACCTCGCCCCGCTGCGCAGCAACTGGTACGTGATCGTCGCCACCGGGGCCGCCCTGCTCGGGATGCTGCTCGAGCGCATCTTCGCCCGGCTGAACCCACTCATCACGGCGCTCGACGCGCTCACCATCGGCCTCTTCGGGGCGATCGGAACCACGAAGGCCCTTTCGCTCGGCGTGCCGCCCGCCCCCGCCGTGTTCGTGGGGGTGCTCGCCGCCGTCGGCGGCTCCATCCTGCGCGACATGCTGCTCAACCTGCCGATCGCGCTCATGCACGTGGGCTCGCTCTATGCCGTGGCGGCGGTCGGCGGCACGGGCACCCTCGTCGTCCTCGTCCAGTTCGGGGTCGACATCACGATCGCCGCGGTCGTCGGCGTGGCGCTGACCTTCGGCATCCGGGTGCTGTCGGTGTTCTTCAAGTGGAGCCTGCCCGAGCAGCGCCGCATCGAGCGGCTGCCGCGCATCCCGCGACTCGGCCGGGCTCGCTGA